One segment of Leptodactylus fuscus isolate aLepFus1 chromosome 7, aLepFus1.hap2, whole genome shotgun sequence DNA contains the following:
- the LOC142214650 gene encoding low affinity immunoglobulin gamma Fc region receptor III-B-like: MGYRRLRRERTTVRPEVIFTPSWNEILYEDPVTITCNLGSAALENQRYYWYKDGVVIDKDQQSFKIDHVGEEDVGDYHCRTNTSHISPPVTLKAIQEYLILQRPPVIHEGDPLTLRCHSVYGCNTKNTTFYKDGKKKFSVHDSELHIDSVDGGSSGTYRCTTLIKYHDDYKYYFYSAETYMSVSDAQEPGSDYTHQNMVRLVLSGCVVMAAAGMIFYHLRGQRGAG, encoded by the exons ATGGGATATCGAAGACTAAGGAGAGAGC GAACCACTGTCAGACCTGAGGTGATCTTCACACCCAGCTGGAATGAAATATTATACGAAGATCCAGTGACTATAACATGTAATTTGGGATCTGCTGCCCTGGAGAACCAGAGATATTACTGGTATAAAGATGGGGTGGTAATAGATAAAGATCAGCAGAGCTTCAAGATTGACCATGTTGGAGAAGAAGATGTCGGTGACTACCACTGCAGGACCAACACTAGTCACATCAGTCCTCCTGTCACACTGAAAGCAATACAAG AGTATCTCATCTTGCAGAGACCCCCAGTTATCCATGAAGGAGACCCCCTGACTCTCAGATGTcacagtgtatatggatgtaatacaaaaaacacaacattttacaAGGATGGTAAAAAAAAGTTCTCAGTCCATGACTCGGAGTTACATATAGATTCAGTAGATGGGGGCTCGTCCGGGACGTACAGATGTACTACACTGATTAAGTATCATGATGATTACAAATATTATTTTTACTCTGCAGAAACCTACATGTCAGTGTCAG atGCCCAAGAGCCTGGTTCAGATTATACTCACCAGAATATGGTACGACTGGTGCTGTCTGGGTGTGTAGTCATGGCTGCTGCGGGGATGATCTTCTACCACCTCCGGGGGCAGCGAGGAGCAGGCTGA